CGCCTCGTCGAGGATGAGCACGCGCGGCTCGGCGATGACCGCCCGGGCGAACGCCAGCAACTGCCGCTGCCCCTGGCTCAGCGTGGCGCCTCCCTCCCCGAGCACCGAGTCATAACCCTTGGGCAGTGCGGCGATGAACTCGTGCGCATGCACCGCGCGCGCGGCCTGCTCTATCTCCTCGCGGCTCGCGCCCGGCCGGCCGTAGCCGATGTTCTCCGCGATGGTGCCGGAGAACAGGAAGGGCTCCTGAATCACCGTCGCCATCTGCCGCCGCAGGCTCGCCCGCTTCACGCGCTTGACGTCCTCCCCATCCAGCCGCACCACCCCCTCCGTGGTGTCGTAGAAGCGCGGAATGAGGTTGGCCACCGTCGTCTTCCCCGCGCCCGTGCGGCCCACCAGCGCCACCGTCTGTCCGGGGGCCACCTCGAAGCTCACGTCCTGGAGCACCGGGTGCGCGGTGTCGTAGGCGAAGGACACCTTCTCGAACGTGATGCGCCCCTGGGCTTGCCCCAGCTCCAGCGCGTCCGGGGCATCCGCGGGCTCACATGCCTCGTCCAGGATGGAATAGATGCGCTCCGCGCCCGCGAGCGCCGACTGCATCAGCGTGTACGTCGAGGCCGCGAGCTGCACCGGCCGGAAGAACTGCTGCGCGTAGATGAGGAACGCCGCCAGCAGGCCCACGGTCAACTGTCCCTGGAGCACCAGATGGCCGCCGTATCCAATGACGAGCGCCGTGGACAGCGTGGCGAGCACGTCGATGGCCGGGGAGAACGCGGAGGTGATGCCCACCGCGGCCACGTTGGCGTCGCGGTTGGCGGCGTTGCGGCCCCGGAAGCGGCGGATGTTCTCGTCCGTGCGGTTGAACGCCTGCGCCTGCCGGACGCCCACCAGCTCCTCCTGCAGCTCCGCCGTCACGCTGCCCACCGTCTGCCGCGTCTTGCGGTAGGCCTTCCGGGCCCGGGCGGCGAAGAACCACGTGGTGAGCAGCATCGCTGGAATGAGCGTGAAGCACGCCAGTGCCAGGCGGACGTTGAGCGCCAGCATCGCCACCAGCACGCCCACCAGCCCCAGCATCGCGCCCAGCAGCTGCGTCAGCCCCTGCGAGAAGAACTGGTTGAGCGTGTCCACGTCACTGAGCAGCCGGCTCATCAAATCCCCGATGGGCCGCTTGTCGAAGTACGAGAGCGGCAGCGCCTGGAGCTGCTCGAAGAGCCGGGTGCGCATCGAGGAGAGCACCTGCTGGCTGGCTGTCCCCACGCGCCACGTCTGCGCCCGCGAGGCCACCGCTCCCGCGAGGTACACGGCGAACAGCAGCAGCATGGTGCGCAGCAGGCTCTCCGCGCTCCCGCTCCCGATGTCGTGATCGATGGCCCGGCTCACCAGGTACGGTCCGATGGCCTGTGCCAGCGCGCTCACGAGGACCAGACCCAGTGCCACCAGCAGCGTGTCACGGTGGGGCCGCAGCTCCGTCACCAGCCGGCGAGCCACCGCGCCACGGTTGGCCGCGCGCTGGACCTCCAGCTCCGCCATCGACTCGAGACTTCCGGGCCTCCTCATGCCGCCTCCGGGGTGCTCGCCTGCAGCTGCGAGCCGAGGATCTCGTTGTAGAGCGCGCTCGAGGCGAGCAGCTGCTCATGGGTTCCCTGCGCCACCACCCGTCCCTCGTCCAACACCAGGATGAGGTCCGCGTCACGCACCGTGCTGATGCGCTGGGCGATGACGAGCGCCGTGCGGTGCGTGCCTCGCATCAGCCGGTCGAGCGCGTCCTGGATGGCGGCCTCCGTTCCGGCGTCCACCGCCGAGGTGCTGTCATCGAGGATGAGCAGGCGCGGATCCGTGAGCAGGGCCCGGGCGATCGCCAACCGCTGGCGCTGGCCTCCCGACAGCCCCACGCCCCTCTCGCCCACCACCGTGTCGTAGCCCTGTGGCAGTCCGGCGATGAACTCCGCCGCCTGCGCCGCCTCGGCCGCCGCGTGAATCTGCTCCTGCGTGGCTTCCGGGCGGCCGTAGGCGATGTTCTCGCGCACCGTCCCCGAGAAGAGCAGGGCGTCCTGCAGCACCACGCCTATCTGCGAGCGCAGGCTGGAGAGCGTCACCTCGCGCACGTCGTGCCCGTCCAGCAGCACCGCGCCTCCCGTTACGTCGTAGAAGCGGGGAATGAGGTTGATGATCGTGCTCTTCCCCGAGCCCGTCGTCCCCAGGATGGCCACGAGCTGTCCCGGTTCGGCCACGAAGCTCACCCCCTGGAGGATCTCCCGCTCGCTGCCCGCGTAGCGGAAGCGCACGTCGCGCAGCTCCACCCGTCCCTGGAGCGGCGGCAGTGTCCGGGCTCCCGGCTTGTCGGCCACCTCCACCTGGGTGTCGAGCAGCTCGAACACGCGCAGCGCGGAGGCCCCGGCGCGGGAGATCTGCGCCGCGATGAAGCCCAGCGTCATGAGCGGCATGAGCAGGAAGCCCAGGTAGCTGTTGAACGCGAGCAGCTCCCCGAGCGTCAGCTGTTGGCGGAAGATCAGCAGGCCTCCAACACCCACCACCACGAGCGTGCCGAGGTTGGCGAAGAAGCCCACGAACGGGAAGTTGGTGGAGATGGCCTCGATGATTCCCAGGTTGTGGCCGAGCAGCTCGTCGTTGATCTTCCGGTAGCGGGCGGCCTCGCGCTCCTCGCCGGAGAAGGCGCGCACCACGCGGATGCCGCGCAGATCCTCCTGGAGCACCGTGTTGAGCCGGCCCAGCGCGGCCTGCACCCGGCCGAACAGCGGGCCCATCCTCCCCACGAAGTTGCGCAGCAACCAGAGGATGGGCGCGATGGACGTCAGCGCCACCACCGCGAGCACCGGGTTGATGCTGAGCAGCAGCACCGCGCAGCCCACCAGCATGGCGCACGAGGCGGCGAGCTGCACCACGCCGGAGCCGACGAAGCTGCGCACCTGCTCGACGTCGTTGGTGAGCCGGGTGAGGAGCTGGCCGGTCTGCGCCTGGTCGTAGTAGCTGAAGCTCAGCCGCTGGATGCGCGCGAAGAGCGCATCCCTCAAGTCGAAGGCGACGCCCTGGGAGACACGCTCGGCCAGGTAGCCCTGGAGGAAGTTGAAGAGTCCCCGCCCCAGGGCGATGGCCACCAGGCCTCCCACGGCCTGGAACACCAGGGTGCTGTCGCTCCGGGCGATGCCGCCGTCGATGGCCAGCCGCACCATCTGGGGCGCCGCGAGGTTGGCGGCGGACACGAGCAGCAGCGCCACCAGCGCGCCCGCCGTCTCCAGCTTGTACCGGCCCAGATACCCGAGCGCCCGCCCGATGGCCTTCCCGCTGCCCGGGGGCGCCTGCGGTCTTCGTCCGTGTTCCATGTCCGGGCAGACGTAGCGGAGTGAGCCCCGGGCCGCAATGTCCTCGCGGAGAAGTGAGGGAGTGCTTGACGCTGCACGAGGGGAACGCTCGGATGCGCCCCATGACCGAGCTGCTCACCCGCGCCGAAGCGTCGAACTACAAGGAAACCTCACGTCACGCCGATGTGCTCGCTTTCGTCGACGAGCTGTGCCGACGGACGAAGCTCGTGAAGCGTGTCGACTTCGGCCAGAGCGGCGAGGGCCAGCCGCTGGCCGCGCTCATCGTCAGCGATCGCAACTGCTTCACCCCCGAGCTCGCCCGCAGGCAGAAGAAGCTCGTGGTGATGATCGAGGCCAACATCCACGCCGGTGAGGTCGAGGGCAAGGAGGCCGTCCTCGCGCTCGCTCGGGATTTGACGCTCACCAAGCTGGGCCAGAAGCTGCTCGACAGGCTCTGCCTCGTGCTGATTCCGAACTTCAACCCCGATGGCAACGACCGCATCAGCCCCAACAACCGCAAGCTGGACCTGAAGACCCTCGAGGGCCAGGTGAACCCCGAGGGCGGCGTGGGCATGCGCTACACGGGCGAGGGCTGGAACCTCAACCGCGACAGCATGAAGCAGGAGGCGCCCGAGACGCGCAACCTCGCGAAGTTCTATCAGTCCTGGTGGCCCGATGTGTTCATCGACTGCCACACCACCGACGGCAGCATCCACGCCTTCGACCTCACCTATGACACGTCGCACTCGAACGAGCCGCTCTTCTCCGAGCTGCGCGAGTTCAACCGGGAGATGCTCGAGCGGGTGTCCAAGGCCGTGAAGACGCGCCATGGCTTCGACAGCTTCTGGTACGGCAACTACAAGGAGGAGGGCAATCCCGTCTCCGGCTGGCACACCTACCCCGCGCTCCCGCGCTTCGGCAGCCACTACCGCGGCCTGCTCGGCCGCATCGACGTGCTGCTCGAGACCTACAGCTACATCGACTTCCCGCGCCGCTGCGCGGTGATGCGGGCCTGGTTGCTCGAGCTCATCCGCGACGCCGCCAAGAACGCCACCGCCTACCGCGCCATGACCCAGGCCGAGGAGGAGCGCATCATCTCACGCGGTGAGTCGCCCGATGTGCGGGCGCTCGTGGGCATCAACTACGGCGTGGCCACGCGCGACGACAAGGGCGCGCTCGTGTTCGAGTACCCCGCCTACGCGAAGCCCGACGACGTGGCCCACATCCTCGCCTTCGACGAGGCCAGCATCACCGCGCGCCGCTACCCCGGCAAGCGCCGCCGGGCGTACCTGACGCCGCACCACCGCACGTTCGTGCCCACGCAGGCGGTGAGCACCCCGGCCGCGTACCTCGCGCCGGCCGAGCTCGCCTCGCGCCTCGAGGGCCATGGCATCCGCTTCGAGCGCCTCGACGCCCCGCGGCGCTTCACCGTGGACAGCTACCGCGTGGCCCGCCGCGAGGAGACGTTCAGCCCGGATGTGGCCACCAACGTCCCGCCTCCCGGCCAGTCCGAGGTGCCGCTCAGCCAGAAGCCCAAGCCCGTGCGCTTCGAGACCGTGCTCACCGTGGCTCCCGAGCGCACCACGCGCGAGTTCCCCGCGGGCACCCTGCTCGTGCCCACCGCCCAGCGCACCGGCACCCTCGCGGTGTACCTGCTCGAGCCGCACTCCGACGACGGCTTCTGCCGCTGGCAGTTCCTCGACGGCCTCATCCAGGTGGGTGAGCTCTATCCGGTCCACCGCGTGGTGGACTCGGCCCACGCGCCCAAGAAGGCGGAGTGACGCACCGCGCCTACTTCCCGGGTTTGTGAGGGGGCAGCTCCTCCGGCAGCGGTATCCGGACGAGCTTCAGCCCCTTCGCCCCGTGGTCGATGACGGTGAAGCCCTGGCCCGCCACCCGCAAGAGCTGGCCATCCTTCGCGGCTCCGCTCGCGAGCCATGCCTCCGCCTCCGCTCGCGAGGCGAAAGAGTGGGCGATCTGGATTCCCTCGCGTGCGGGGGTCGTGATTTTTCGAAAAAATTCGCGAAACTCTTCGAGTTTCTTGAGGTCATCCCGCACGAAGAGCAGCGCGGCCGCGCAGACCCGGAGTGCCGCGTCCTCGGGTGTCCCCTCGGGGTGCTGCTTGCTCAAGGACTCCACGGTGCGGAGCACGGCATCGGCATCGAAGTTCTTGTCGTAGTTCATCGCGAGTCCGTAAGCGTCTAGAGAGCAAGGGGAGCGAGGATGAGCGCGCCGCTTCCGCCCGTGGCGAGGATGAAAGCGGCGCCCGCGACGACGACGACGGTTCCGAGCGCGACCTCGGACTTGTGGGCCCGAATCCAGTCGCGCGCCTTGTCGAAGCTGGAGAACTCGAGCGGCGGACGCTTCTTCGCCCGCTCCGCGTCTTCCTTCTCCTTCTCCTCGACGCACTGCATGTACTGCTTGCGGCACTCCCGCGTGCAGTGCTCGTAGTACCACTCGTTGTGCTCGACATGCGGGTAGGGCTGCTTCGCGGACTCCCAGCACCGGGTGAAGCACTGGTTCAACTCGTCGTCGCAGTCGAACCCGGCTCCCCCCGTCCCGAGCGCACCGCCGACTCCGCTGGCGTCCTCATCAATGAGGTAGGTCCGGGTGCTCAGGTCCCGCGACGGCCGTGCATGGCCGCAACCGGCACACACCACCAGCGCGGCGCTCAGCAACGCCAGCAGCTTCATTACCCATGGAGTCGGTGGAAAGAGTCCCAACCATCCCTCCAAAATCCAGACAAATTCCCGAGT
The sequence above is drawn from the Archangium gephyra genome and encodes:
- a CDS encoding ABC transporter ATP-binding protein, whose protein sequence is MEHGRRPQAPPGSGKAIGRALGYLGRYKLETAGALVALLLVSAANLAAPQMVRLAIDGGIARSDSTLVFQAVGGLVAIALGRGLFNFLQGYLAERVSQGVAFDLRDALFARIQRLSFSYYDQAQTGQLLTRLTNDVEQVRSFVGSGVVQLAASCAMLVGCAVLLLSINPVLAVVALTSIAPILWLLRNFVGRMGPLFGRVQAALGRLNTVLQEDLRGIRVVRAFSGEEREAARYRKINDELLGHNLGIIEAISTNFPFVGFFANLGTLVVVGVGGLLIFRQQLTLGELLAFNSYLGFLLMPLMTLGFIAAQISRAGASALRVFELLDTQVEVADKPGARTLPPLQGRVELRDVRFRYAGSEREILQGVSFVAEPGQLVAILGTTGSGKSTIINLIPRFYDVTGGAVLLDGHDVREVTLSSLRSQIGVVLQDALLFSGTVRENIAYGRPEATQEQIHAAAEAAQAAEFIAGLPQGYDTVVGERGVGLSGGQRQRLAIARALLTDPRLLILDDSTSAVDAGTEAAIQDALDRLMRGTHRTALVIAQRISTVRDADLILVLDEGRVVAQGTHEQLLASSALYNEILGSQLQASTPEAA
- a CDS encoding ABC transporter ATP-binding protein, whose product is MRRPGSLESMAELEVQRAANRGAVARRLVTELRPHRDTLLVALGLVLVSALAQAIGPYLVSRAIDHDIGSGSAESLLRTMLLLFAVYLAGAVASRAQTWRVGTASQQVLSSMRTRLFEQLQALPLSYFDKRPIGDLMSRLLSDVDTLNQFFSQGLTQLLGAMLGLVGVLVAMLALNVRLALACFTLIPAMLLTTWFFAARARKAYRKTRQTVGSVTAELQEELVGVRQAQAFNRTDENIRRFRGRNAANRDANVAAVGITSAFSPAIDVLATLSTALVIGYGGHLVLQGQLTVGLLAAFLIYAQQFFRPVQLAASTYTLMQSALAGAERIYSILDEACEPADAPDALELGQAQGRITFEKVSFAYDTAHPVLQDVSFEVAPGQTVALVGRTGAGKTTVANLIPRFYDTTEGVVRLDGEDVKRVKRASLRRQMATVIQEPFLFSGTIAENIGYGRPGASREEIEQAARAVHAHEFIAALPKGYDSVLGEGGATLSQGQRQLLAFARAVIAEPRVLILDEATANIDTRTEALIQRALSTLLAGRTSVVIAHRLSTIRSADLILVIDAGRITERGTHEELMARNGLYAELYHRQFREPAAAAH
- a CDS encoding M14 family metallopeptidase → MTELLTRAEASNYKETSRHADVLAFVDELCRRTKLVKRVDFGQSGEGQPLAALIVSDRNCFTPELARRQKKLVVMIEANIHAGEVEGKEAVLALARDLTLTKLGQKLLDRLCLVLIPNFNPDGNDRISPNNRKLDLKTLEGQVNPEGGVGMRYTGEGWNLNRDSMKQEAPETRNLAKFYQSWWPDVFIDCHTTDGSIHAFDLTYDTSHSNEPLFSELREFNREMLERVSKAVKTRHGFDSFWYGNYKEEGNPVSGWHTYPALPRFGSHYRGLLGRIDVLLETYSYIDFPRRCAVMRAWLLELIRDAAKNATAYRAMTQAEEERIISRGESPDVRALVGINYGVATRDDKGALVFEYPAYAKPDDVAHILAFDEASITARRYPGKRRRAYLTPHHRTFVPTQAVSTPAAYLAPAELASRLEGHGIRFERLDAPRRFTVDSYRVARREETFSPDVATNVPPPGQSEVPLSQKPKPVRFETVLTVAPERTTREFPAGTLLVPTAQRTGTLAVYLLEPHSDDGFCRWQFLDGLIQVGELYPVHRVVDSAHAPKKAE